Proteins found in one Sporosarcina jeotgali genomic segment:
- a CDS encoding VOC family protein: protein MNRINLIALGVKDIRQSLDFYKSIGFEASVTGDDEKPVIVFFKNEGSILELFPLEELAKDINEENPPEISTGGFPGFTLAYNGKSGAEVDDIFKKVEEVGAKIVKQPQTLSWGGYGGYFVDPDGYYWEVAYSADWKFDGNNMLII from the coding sequence ATGAACCGGATCAATCTAATCGCATTAGGGGTTAAAGACATACGGCAGTCATTGGATTTTTACAAGAGTATTGGATTCGAAGCATCTGTGACAGGTGATGATGAAAAACCTGTTATTGTTTTCTTTAAAAATGAAGGTTCAATACTAGAGTTGTTCCCGTTGGAAGAATTAGCAAAAGATATTAACGAAGAGAACCCGCCTGAAATTTCAACTGGGGGTTTTCCAGGATTTACACTCGCATATAATGGCAAGTCTGGTGCTGAGGTAGATGACATATTTAAGAAGGTAGAAGAAGTGGGAGCAAAAATTGTTAAACAGCCCCAAACACTTTCCTGGGGAGGCTATGGGGGATACTTTGTTGACCCGGATGGATACTATTGGGAAGTTGCATATAGTGCTGACTGGAAGTTCGATGGGAATAATATGTTGATTATTTGA
- the glmS gene encoding glutamine--fructose-6-phosphate transaminase (isomerizing), which translates to MCGIVGYNGKNQAAEILLKGLEKLEYRGYDSSGIAFQTSKGVQMFKEKGRIADLRDAVTEEIDAHVGIGHTRWATHGVPDQKNSHPHKSASGRFTLVHNGVIENYEKLTREYLQDVSFVSETDTEVIVQLIEYFANTGLTTDEAFRKALSLLHGSYAIAMLDEQDPDTIFVAKNRSPLLVGVSEEANVVASDAMAMLQVTNQFIELHDGEIVLLGKDGIVIETLAGDKIERAPYTAELDMSDIEKGTYPHYMLKEIDEQPGVIRKIIAAYSTEEGTLDIDPYIKQAFQHADRLYVIAAGTSYHAGLIGKEYFEKLSGLPVEVHISSEFGYNMPLLSKKPLFLFITQSGETADSRQVLVKVKALGYPSITLTNVPGSTLSREADYTLLLHAGPEIAVASTKAYTAQLAVLAITAYAVSCDAHKLDLKTELAIAANAIQTMTDAKEDLKKLAHTFLTDKRNAFFIGRGLDYYVSLEGALKLKEISYIQAEGFAGGELKHGTIALIEEGTPVIALATQSSVSPNLRGNVKEVTARGAHACILSMEGNNEPDDGLVLPHVHELLTPLASVIPLQLLSYYASLQRGCDVDKPRNLAKSVTVE; encoded by the coding sequence ATGTGCGGAATTGTAGGCTATAACGGAAAGAACCAGGCAGCAGAAATCTTATTAAAAGGGCTGGAGAAGCTCGAATACAGAGGATATGATTCTTCAGGGATTGCTTTTCAGACTTCTAAAGGCGTGCAAATGTTCAAGGAAAAAGGACGTATTGCGGATTTAAGAGACGCAGTAACAGAAGAGATTGATGCACATGTCGGGATCGGCCATACACGCTGGGCGACACATGGTGTACCCGATCAGAAAAACTCACATCCACATAAAAGCGCGTCTGGACGTTTTACACTCGTCCATAACGGTGTTATAGAAAACTATGAAAAACTGACTCGAGAATACCTGCAAGATGTTTCATTTGTTTCCGAAACAGACACTGAAGTTATTGTGCAATTGATTGAGTACTTTGCAAACACGGGATTGACAACAGACGAAGCGTTCCGTAAAGCGTTATCGTTGTTGCATGGTTCGTATGCGATTGCGATGTTAGACGAACAAGATCCGGATACAATTTTTGTTGCAAAAAATCGGAGTCCATTGCTAGTTGGCGTAAGCGAAGAGGCTAATGTAGTTGCTTCTGACGCGATGGCGATGCTTCAAGTGACCAATCAGTTTATTGAACTGCATGACGGTGAAATCGTTTTACTTGGAAAAGACGGTATTGTAATCGAAACCCTTGCTGGAGACAAAATCGAGCGTGCGCCTTATACGGCTGAACTGGATATGAGTGATATCGAAAAAGGAACATATCCTCATTATATGCTGAAGGAAATCGATGAACAGCCTGGTGTGATACGGAAAATTATCGCTGCCTACAGCACAGAAGAGGGTACGTTGGATATTGATCCGTATATCAAGCAGGCATTTCAACATGCTGACCGTCTTTATGTAATTGCTGCAGGAACAAGTTACCACGCTGGACTGATCGGAAAAGAATACTTTGAAAAACTATCGGGATTGCCTGTAGAAGTCCATATTTCGAGTGAATTCGGTTATAATATGCCGCTTCTCTCGAAAAAACCATTGTTCTTGTTTATTACACAATCTGGTGAAACAGCAGATAGTCGGCAAGTACTTGTAAAAGTCAAAGCACTTGGGTATCCATCCATTACATTGACCAATGTACCAGGATCTACACTATCACGTGAAGCAGATTATACGTTATTGTTGCATGCAGGACCAGAAATCGCCGTTGCATCGACTAAAGCATATACGGCTCAGCTCGCAGTTCTTGCAATTACAGCTTATGCAGTAAGCTGCGACGCACACAAGCTGGATTTAAAAACAGAGCTGGCAATTGCAGCGAATGCGATTCAAACAATGACGGATGCTAAAGAAGACCTCAAAAAACTTGCTCATACTTTTTTAACGGACAAACGAAACGCCTTTTTCATCGGGCGCGGACTCGACTATTACGTCAGCTTAGAGGGTGCATTAAAGCTGAAAGAGATTTCCTATATCCAGGCAGAAGGGTTTGCAGGAGGGGAATTGAAGCACGGCACCATTGCATTGATTGAAGAAGGAACACCAGTCATAGCACTCGCAACTCAATCGAGTGTTAGTCCGAATTTACGCGGCAATGTCAAAGAAGTTACTGCACGCGGCGCACATGCCTGTATCCTATCGATGGAAGGCAACAATGAACCTGATGACGGACTCGTATTACCGCATGTTCATGAGCTTTTGACGCCTCTTGCATCAGTAATTCCACTTCAGTTACTGAGCTATTATGCATCATTGCAGCGAGGCTGTGATGTAGATAAACCAAGAAATTTGGCCAAGAGTGTGACAGTGGAGTAA
- a CDS encoding YunC family protein, whose protein sequence is MVTVTSVQIEGHSFTAVSVSLPKTTLLTVSNENGYIMCGALDVGLLNRLLKDRKIVAGRATGVKTIEELLAAPLESVTYEAEAWGIQAGMTGEQALLKMI, encoded by the coding sequence TTGGTAACCGTAACTTCAGTGCAGATTGAAGGGCACAGTTTTACAGCTGTTTCCGTTTCGCTTCCGAAAACTACATTGCTGACAGTTTCGAACGAAAATGGGTATATTATGTGTGGGGCACTTGACGTTGGACTGTTAAACCGTCTGTTAAAAGACCGTAAAATTGTGGCGGGACGTGCGACTGGTGTGAAGACAATTGAAGAGTTGCTTGCTGCGCCGCTCGAATCAGTAACCTATGAAGCAGAAGCTTGGGGAATTCAGGCAGGAATGACTGGAGAACAGGCATTGTTGAAGATGATTTAA
- a CDS encoding RDD family protein, translated as MEIQNIFGKGMDEMIYTNRPGLGVRVLASFLDFIIVATMIGAVIYLLTGAFSLNFANGVAWQSIYTLYLMLIPIIWSGYVVGKRLCRIRVKRLDDGNVTLSNMFMREIVGYYVIGTLTFGVSIIISAGMIMFREDKRGIHDFVGGTYVARS; from the coding sequence TTGGAAATTCAAAATATTTTTGGTAAAGGAATGGATGAAATGATTTATACAAATCGACCAGGTTTAGGAGTCAGAGTCCTTGCTAGTTTTCTGGATTTTATAATAGTCGCAACAATGATTGGTGCTGTTATTTATTTACTCACTGGAGCATTTTCTTTGAATTTTGCTAACGGGGTTGCATGGCAATCCATTTATACTCTCTACCTGATGCTAATCCCGATTATTTGGAGCGGCTATGTCGTTGGAAAACGTCTGTGCCGCATTCGAGTGAAACGATTGGATGATGGGAATGTCACGCTATCCAATATGTTTATGAGAGAAATCGTTGGCTACTATGTGATTGGGACTCTTACATTTGGTGTATCCATTATTATTAGTGCAGGAATGATCATGTTTCGTGAAGATAAAAGAGGAATACACGATTTTGTAGGCGGAACTTATGTTGCAAGAAGTTAA
- a CDS encoding GNAT family N-acetyltransferase has product MTSYKIEKLKLKDYDKCNNIWDMNEKPKMAKMFYDELASGNRITFIYIENNNFIAEGSLVFKNSDSDYTIPDKRIYLSRMIVKEEYRNHGIGGIIVDFLIDYAQALGFEEIALGVDTDNVNARHLYEKKGFTDVLYVGEDNYGKYVKLLKKLE; this is encoded by the coding sequence ATGACTTCGTATAAAATAGAAAAGTTGAAACTTAAGGACTACGATAAATGCAATAATATTTGGGATATGAATGAGAAACCTAAAATGGCAAAGATGTTTTATGATGAACTGGCAAGTGGAAACAGAATTACCTTCATTTATATAGAAAACAATAATTTTATAGCGGAGGGTTCTCTGGTTTTTAAAAATTCGGATTCTGATTATACTATTCCAGATAAACGGATTTACTTATCGCGTATGATCGTTAAAGAAGAGTATCGTAATCATGGAATAGGCGGCATTATCGTTGATTTTCTAATAGATTACGCTCAAGCGCTTGGCTTTGAGGAAATAGCGCTTGGCGTTGATACGGATAACGTGAATGCTAGACACCTATATGAAAAGAAAGGATTCACTGATGTTCTATATGTTGGCGAGGACAACTATGGGAAATATGTAAAGCTTTTAAAGAAATTAGAATGA
- a CDS encoding DUF6176 family protein, translating into MSNLHVELERFRVIAGKEEKAREWMEFLTVHIEDVKKTLPAEKMYVESIFGETVDGVLYLYWLSYQGMSSGEVVFSDSFIDQKHLEFWNECIDFDYPESILTTNVVMMQDKIREQMK; encoded by the coding sequence ATGAGTAATCTTCACGTAGAATTAGAACGTTTTCGAGTAATAGCAGGGAAAGAAGAAAAAGCGAGGGAATGGATGGAATTCTTAACCGTACATATAGAAGATGTGAAAAAAACACTTCCTGCAGAAAAAATGTATGTGGAATCTATTTTTGGAGAGACAGTAGACGGGGTCTTGTATTTGTACTGGCTTTCCTATCAAGGAATGAGTTCCGGGGAAGTCGTATTTTCGGATAGTTTTATTGATCAGAAGCATTTAGAATTCTGGAATGAATGCATCGACTTTGACTACCCGGAGAGTATTCTGACAACAAATGTAGTCATGATGCAAGACAAAATTAGAGAGCAGATGAAATAA
- a CDS encoding DUF4181 domain-containing protein: MEHFYFKLIALLAVFYIVLYSTEYVARKALKTERKKFWSNQYVNDKHRQIEWTLKGILMVGLVVLGIINLSRESIMETWFIPYLSYMLFTTIVIELARAYMEKKYAQSKNQYIVTLIEMGVLSGFLLSIIITNLFGWLS; this comes from the coding sequence TTGGAACATTTCTATTTTAAGTTGATTGCTTTACTAGCAGTGTTTTACATAGTCCTGTATTCCACTGAATATGTTGCCAGAAAGGCATTGAAAACGGAAAGGAAGAAGTTTTGGTCCAATCAGTACGTAAATGACAAACACCGGCAAATCGAATGGACTTTAAAAGGAATTTTGATGGTGGGCTTAGTCGTATTGGGTATTATCAATCTTTCCAGAGAGTCCATAATGGAAACTTGGTTTATTCCTTACCTCTCTTATATGTTGTTTACTACAATTGTGATTGAGTTGGCCAGGGCCTATATGGAAAAAAAGTACGCACAAAGCAAAAACCAATATATTGTGACACTCATTGAAATGGGAGTCCTTTCAGGTTTCTTACTTTCAATCATTATTACGAATTTGTTTGGATGGCTTTCTTAA
- a CDS encoding MHYT domain-containing protein produces MKCILQALAISFMIHVIYVVSTLSLGFIKTLIYRPDIETAWKQTDTLQSSVAFGVAFSPYIIVLSFVCVFLVCWAALFIIQKRRRGFV; encoded by the coding sequence ATGAAATGTATCCTTCAAGCGCTTGCAATTTCCTTTATGATCCATGTCATCTATGTGGTGAGCACGCTGTCACTTGGTTTCATCAAAACGCTGATCTATCGGCCGGATATTGAAACCGCATGGAAGCAAACCGATACCCTCCAAAGCAGTGTTGCATTTGGTGTGGCTTTTTCACCTTACATAATCGTGTTATCTTTTGTGTGTGTATTTTTAGTTTGCTGGGCGGCTCTTTTTATCATTCAAAAAAGACGCAGGGGCTTTGTTTGA
- a CDS encoding NAD(P)/FAD-dependent oxidoreductase — protein sequence MTKHIVILGAGYGGLLTALNARNFLSESDATITLVNQTPTHQIITELHRLAGGTTSEGAVALPLEKLLAGKSVELKIATVENFDVNTKKVNLAGGETLTYDALIVALGSKTAYFGIPGLEENSMVLKSAREANAIFKHIVDRIKAYATSHDEADATIMIGGGGLTGVELVGEIVDNMPKIAREHGVNPADLKIMLVEAGPKILPVLPDHLIERATESLAKRGVEFLIGLPVTNVEGNEISLKDGRVIKANTFVWTGGVTGNPLVGESGIEVDRGRATVNEFLQSKSHPDVFVVGDSAVAFPAEEGARPYAPTAQNAWQMGELVGYNVYALLTGKSMEVFNPVNSGTLASLGRKDAVASIGGNNTSLKGMPASLMKEASNIRYLTHIKGLFGLAY from the coding sequence ATGACCAAACACATCGTTATTTTAGGAGCAGGTTATGGCGGTCTTTTGACAGCGCTCAACGCTCGTAACTTCCTGTCAGAAAGTGATGCAACCATCACACTTGTCAACCAAACACCAACTCACCAAATTATTACTGAGCTCCACCGTTTAGCTGGAGGAACAACTAGCGAAGGTGCTGTTGCACTCCCTCTTGAAAAACTTCTTGCTGGTAAAAGTGTAGAGCTGAAAATCGCTACAGTTGAAAACTTCGACGTGAACACGAAAAAAGTAAACTTAGCTGGCGGAGAAACACTTACTTATGATGCTCTAATTGTAGCTTTAGGCAGTAAAACAGCGTACTTCGGAATTCCTGGACTTGAAGAAAATAGTATGGTCCTTAAATCTGCTCGTGAAGCAAATGCAATCTTTAAGCACATTGTAGATCGCATTAAAGCTTACGCAACTTCTCATGATGAAGCAGATGCCACAATTATGATTGGCGGCGGTGGATTAACTGGCGTTGAGCTTGTTGGTGAAATCGTAGACAATATGCCTAAAATTGCACGTGAGCACGGTGTAAACCCTGCTGATTTGAAGATTATGCTAGTTGAAGCAGGTCCGAAAATCCTTCCAGTACTGCCTGATCACTTGATCGAGCGTGCAACTGAAAGTCTTGCAAAACGCGGCGTTGAGTTCTTAATCGGACTGCCTGTTACAAATGTTGAAGGCAACGAAATTTCATTGAAAGACGGTCGTGTCATCAAAGCGAATACATTCGTTTGGACAGGTGGCGTTACTGGCAATCCACTCGTTGGAGAATCTGGTATTGAAGTCGACCGCGGCCGTGCAACTGTAAACGAATTCCTTCAATCTAAATCACATCCTGATGTATTTGTTGTTGGTGACAGTGCTGTTGCTTTCCCTGCAGAAGAGGGAGCACGTCCATACGCACCAACTGCTCAGAATGCTTGGCAGATGGGCGAACTAGTTGGTTACAACGTTTACGCATTGCTTACTGGAAAATCCATGGAAGTGTTCAACCCAGTAAACTCTGGTACACTTGCCAGCCTTGGCCGTAAGGATGCAGTAGCATCAATTGGCGGAAACAATACTTCCCTAAAAGGTATGCCGGCTTCATTGATGAAAGAAGCAAGTAACATCCGCTACTTGACTCACATCAAAGGATTATTCGGTCTCGCTTACTAA
- a CDS encoding antibiotic biosynthesis monooxygenase family protein — protein sequence MNIHVTYGDVSELKSIKDSLTTEHLVLMELGNEAALIQENDGSAGFAEADSYTVLDASGEITDGNYAVFNNIPVTQEGREVFEQRFMGRARQIENTEGFSAIRVLRPLESDTYVILTMWNDEASFKAWQTSQAYATAHQKRGTDEGIDKKPNIFSRPSFVTTYKKID from the coding sequence ATGAATATTCATGTAACGTACGGAGATGTATCAGAACTAAAATCAATTAAAGACAGTTTAACAACAGAGCATCTCGTTCTGATGGAACTTGGAAACGAAGCAGCACTCATCCAGGAAAACGATGGCTCTGCAGGGTTTGCTGAAGCAGATTCCTATACAGTACTCGATGCTTCAGGTGAAATCACTGATGGAAACTATGCAGTTTTCAATAATATCCCGGTCACTCAAGAGGGAAGAGAAGTTTTTGAACAACGCTTCATGGGACGTGCTAGACAAATTGAAAACACAGAAGGATTTTCTGCTATCCGTGTTTTGCGGCCATTAGAAAGCGATACGTATGTTATTTTGACAATGTGGAATGATGAAGCATCTTTCAAAGCATGGCAAACTTCTCAAGCTTACGCAACTGCACACCAAAAGCGTGGTACTGATGAAGGTATTGATAAAAAACCAAACATTTTTTCACGCCCCTCGTTTGTAACAACTTACAAGAAAATAGATTGA
- a CDS encoding DUF1641 domain-containing protein, producing MTTPLNPEEAANVATEGTQLPSDQKQDILDQLLKPEVQESLTTLVEKLPQLTELVDLMTKSYDVAKAVATDEVLVNDTTEFMKEIVGPVKDSAKNMAATVIEAKDLASKNTETIGLFGLMKMIKDPEAQRIFRFLSAYLEIAGQRNHTK from the coding sequence ATGACTACGCCGCTCAATCCTGAAGAAGCAGCAAATGTTGCTACAGAAGGCACACAGCTACCTTCCGATCAAAAACAAGATATTTTAGACCAGTTGCTAAAACCAGAAGTCCAAGAATCGTTGACGACTCTTGTTGAAAAACTTCCGCAGCTAACAGAGCTTGTTGACTTAATGACAAAATCTTACGATGTTGCTAAGGCAGTTGCAACAGACGAAGTATTGGTAAACGATACAACTGAATTCATGAAAGAAATTGTAGGACCTGTAAAAGATTCTGCAAAAAATATGGCAGCAACTGTTATCGAAGCAAAAGATCTTGCATCAAAAAATACAGAAACAATCGGTTTGTTTGGTCTAATGAAGATGATCAAAGATCCTGAAGCTCAACGCATTTTCCGTTTCTTAAGTGCTTATCTAGAAATTGCTGGACAACGCAACCATACAAAATAA
- a CDS encoding DUF1540 domain-containing protein: MGQRIRCEVNNCKFWSEGNKCDADEIYVVSKKGNHAKSSSETDCKTFVPQV, encoded by the coding sequence ATGGGACAACGAATTCGATGTGAAGTGAACAACTGCAAGTTTTGGTCTGAAGGAAACAAGTGTGACGCGGACGAAATTTATGTCGTCAGCAAGAAAGGCAACCACGCGAAGTCCAGCAGTGAAACAGACTGCAAAACGTTTGTGCCTCAAGTGTGA
- a CDS encoding methyl-accepting chemotaxis protein, whose protein sequence is MKNKKSIAWKLSGLIIGVFLILFLAYTLITSYILHDKSMTDGEKLAIENTELNATVLSKRFSKTNEMLNTTKHIIETLQEQGNLTTEEMTGVIENNLQKNSDATGMAAIVESGFIPLDKSDMALLDTSKRFIPYLYKDGSEVVAEPLSGYETEGEGDWYLVPKGEKRAVLTEPYIYNAGGQTVLMTTIAVPLITNSDEFFGVLTTDISIDFLSGLAAEVSPDGGYASVITDAGNLTANSLKEEMNGSNMRDSIDWEPVKSKLDNGQVDTLYVNSKSLGEDAFNTFAPIMLDNIDEVWSVQTVLPKSKILVTYNAILWVTIIAAIVMVIIMSIITVGFIFKQLKPLRFLQQSIETAAAGDLTQYIDEQYIKNDEIGAVSNAYNNMLHQTNDALNTVRASSAELSDSSAHVHQAFEEIVASSEEVALATNEIAQGASKQSEDTEETSNSMVFLAEQINTLSQLAESMDLLSVQTVESTNKGMTEIKSLRHHNTSANDMNAKVQHQMSALSNKIDSINQVITSIQDITAQTNLLALNASIEAARAGEHGKGFAVVAEEVRKLAEQSRIETEVIQRTVQEIIAESKQTVTVVESNMKLMDGQNESVSGTESSFLKNADLTEKMSKSIRELTSELSEMLLHKDQVIDAIQSVSAISEETAASAEQVSASSATQQNELEQVADSTARMKNIAGDLQNVVERFNLR, encoded by the coding sequence TTGAAGAACAAAAAAAGTATTGCCTGGAAATTATCAGGTCTGATTATTGGAGTTTTTCTTATTCTGTTTTTAGCATATACGCTAATTACAAGCTACATTTTGCACGATAAAAGTATGACTGACGGTGAGAAGCTGGCAATCGAAAATACTGAACTGAATGCTACGGTTTTAAGCAAGCGTTTCAGTAAGACGAATGAAATGTTGAATACTACAAAGCATATAATCGAAACCTTGCAAGAACAGGGGAATTTAACAACTGAAGAAATGACAGGTGTTATTGAGAATAATCTTCAGAAAAACTCCGATGCCACTGGTATGGCCGCAATTGTAGAAAGTGGATTTATTCCATTAGATAAATCGGATATGGCACTTCTGGATACATCCAAACGATTCATTCCTTATTTGTATAAAGACGGATCTGAAGTAGTTGCAGAACCTTTGAGCGGATATGAAACTGAGGGTGAAGGTGATTGGTATTTAGTTCCGAAAGGTGAAAAAAGAGCAGTTCTAACAGAGCCCTACATATATAACGCTGGTGGACAAACAGTGTTAATGACTACTATTGCAGTCCCGCTAATCACAAATTCTGACGAGTTTTTCGGAGTGCTCACTACCGACATTTCTATTGATTTTTTAAGCGGACTTGCTGCTGAAGTGAGTCCTGATGGCGGATATGCATCTGTTATAACAGATGCAGGCAATCTAACGGCTAATAGTTTAAAAGAAGAAATGAATGGATCAAATATGCGAGATTCAATTGATTGGGAACCCGTGAAATCAAAACTGGACAACGGTCAAGTGGATACACTTTATGTGAATTCAAAAAGTCTGGGCGAAGATGCTTTCAATACGTTCGCTCCGATTATGCTGGATAATATAGATGAAGTATGGTCCGTACAGACGGTCTTGCCAAAATCTAAAATACTGGTTACTTATAATGCAATTCTTTGGGTCACGATTATTGCTGCAATCGTTATGGTAATTATCATGTCGATTATTACGGTTGGATTCATATTTAAGCAGTTGAAACCATTAAGGTTCTTGCAGCAGTCAATTGAAACTGCTGCTGCAGGCGATCTCACTCAATATATTGATGAACAGTACATTAAGAACGATGAAATCGGTGCTGTTTCGAATGCTTATAATAACATGTTGCATCAAACGAATGACGCACTGAACACAGTACGTGCATCGTCTGCAGAATTAAGCGATTCGTCTGCTCATGTGCATCAAGCATTCGAGGAAATCGTTGCCTCAAGTGAAGAAGTGGCGTTGGCTACAAATGAAATTGCTCAAGGTGCATCTAAGCAATCCGAGGATACAGAAGAAACCAGCAATAGCATGGTTTTTTTGGCCGAGCAAATTAATACGCTCTCACAATTAGCTGAAAGTATGGATCTTTTATCAGTACAAACTGTTGAGTCAACAAACAAAGGAATGACAGAAATCAAGAGTTTGAGACATCATAACACTTCTGCAAACGATATGAATGCTAAGGTACAGCATCAGATGAGCGCATTATCTAATAAAATAGATTCCATCAACCAGGTGATAACGTCAATTCAAGACATTACAGCTCAAACGAACCTTCTAGCATTGAATGCCAGTATTGAAGCCGCTCGTGCCGGAGAACACGGTAAAGGATTTGCGGTTGTAGCAGAGGAAGTTCGCAAACTGGCTGAACAGTCTCGAATTGAGACTGAAGTTATTCAACGAACAGTTCAGGAAATTATTGCTGAATCTAAACAGACCGTCACTGTAGTAGAATCTAATATGAAGTTAATGGATGGTCAAAATGAATCTGTTTCGGGCACAGAGTCTTCATTTCTTAAAAACGCTGACCTGACCGAAAAAATGAGCAAATCCATTCGAGAGCTCACTTCGGAACTATCAGAAATGCTTCTTCATAAAGACCAAGTGATTGATGCGATTCAAAGTGTCTCTGCCATCTCAGAAGAAACTGCTGCATCTGCTGAACAAGTAAGTGCCTCATCAGCAACTCAGCAAAACGAATTGGAACAAGTAGCAGATTCTACAGCACGGATGAAGAATATTGCAGGTGACTTACAAAACGTTGTTGAACGTTTTAATTTACGATAA
- a CDS encoding superoxide dismutase family protein: MKTRLTILPSIGLMFALAACGAEDNADQVTQNGDVEDSNKVSGTESEMQQKSFTVLVDLKDTDGKTTGTAELEETDDGVNVHVKAEGLPEGMHGFHFHETGVCEAPDFESAGGHFNPEETKHGLEMEGGPHAGDMPNLEVGEDGTVDDEFTAKNVTLELNEPNSLLTDTGTALVIHSGQDDGKTQPSGDSGERIACGVIK, encoded by the coding sequence ATGAAGACAAGGCTAACAATTCTTCCTTCTATTGGTCTTATGTTCGCTTTAGCAGCATGCGGAGCTGAAGACAATGCGGATCAGGTGACACAAAATGGAGACGTAGAAGACAGTAATAAGGTATCTGGTACAGAAAGTGAAATGCAGCAGAAATCATTTACAGTTTTAGTAGATTTAAAAGATACAGATGGCAAGACAACTGGAACTGCGGAATTGGAAGAGACAGATGACGGTGTCAATGTGCATGTGAAGGCTGAGGGTCTTCCAGAGGGAATGCATGGTTTCCATTTCCATGAGACTGGTGTTTGTGAGGCGCCGGATTTCGAATCTGCTGGCGGCCACTTCAACCCGGAAGAAACGAAACACGGACTCGAAATGGAAGGAGGACCGCATGCAGGGGACATGCCGAATTTAGAAGTAGGTGAAGATGGTACGGTTGATGATGAATTTACAGCTAAGAACGTAACATTGGAATTGAATGAACCGAATTCTTTGTTAACAGATACGGGTACAGCACTTGTAATTCACTCAGGTCAAGATGACGGTAAAACACAACCGTCTGGAGATTCAGGTGAGCGGATTGCATGCGGAGTAATTAAGTGA
- a CDS encoding DUF2653 family protein: MAELMIEEQDIINAICLQQAKNKSVTPEQVEVELFYEDDEGFFAEAAVNGMTVNMNTFDMTQALRLWIEEQLHQDPYATGIKFLLDDKRGIIASLI, encoded by the coding sequence ATGGCAGAACTAATGATTGAAGAACAAGACATTATTAACGCTATCTGCCTGCAGCAGGCTAAAAACAAATCCGTTACTCCCGAACAAGTTGAAGTCGAACTGTTCTATGAAGATGACGAAGGTTTTTTTGCAGAAGCTGCTGTTAACGGGATGACCGTCAACATGAATACTTTTGATATGACACAAGCACTGCGACTGTGGATTGAAGAACAGCTTCATCAAGACCCTTACGCAACGGGTATTAAATTCCTGCTCGATGACAAACGGGGAATTATCGCATCACTCATATAA
- a CDS encoding histidine phosphatase family protein, whose translation MKTTIFIIRHAHSVYTPDELGRPLSSKGFSEAIKLCHALKKEAIDIVISSPYKRAVQTVKGIAEMIDQEVILEDGFMERKLSERPIEDFGAAIKKVWEHPTFFWSGGESNVTAQQRGIEATIKVLDLYAGKNIAVGTHGNIMVLIMNYFDEQYDLSFWNSLEMPDVYKLVFENKKLFEVTHLRSES comes from the coding sequence TTGAAAACGACTATATTTATTATACGACATGCTCATTCAGTATATACCCCCGATGAATTAGGAAGACCACTGTCTAGTAAAGGTTTTTCTGAAGCAATCAAGCTATGTCACGCCCTCAAAAAAGAAGCCATCGATATCGTCATTTCAAGTCCTTACAAAAGGGCAGTCCAAACTGTCAAAGGAATCGCCGAGATGATTGATCAAGAGGTTATTCTTGAAGATGGTTTTATGGAACGGAAGTTGTCCGAACGGCCTATTGAAGATTTTGGTGCAGCTATAAAGAAAGTGTGGGAGCATCCAACCTTTTTCTGGAGTGGAGGAGAATCAAATGTAACCGCGCAACAACGAGGAATTGAAGCAACAATTAAGGTGCTCGATCTATATGCAGGTAAGAACATTGCAGTCGGGACCCACGGAAATATCATGGTACTGATTATGAATTACTTTGATGAACAATACGACTTAAGTTTTTGGAACAGTTTAGAGATGCCAGATGTATATAAGCTGGTCTTTGAAAACAAGAAGTTGTTTGAAGTGACTCATCTACGGTCAGAAAGCTGA